The following are from one region of the Littorina saxatilis isolate snail1 linkage group LG2, US_GU_Lsax_2.0, whole genome shotgun sequence genome:
- the LOC138959238 gene encoding probable flavin-containing monoamine oxidase A isoform X1 translates to MESYDCDVVVIGGGLAGLSCALYLAEKDKGLKVIVLEAKDRIGGRTLTEQLNAADGTKDFWDLGGEWVGRPQPHLQQLLHKFHLDTFNPVKSHGGTPVTPVPQLSIQARLDIAQFTWKLQRMRKRLASMDIRSSVEAVTWDGVTFESFCEENLWSQDSKDLIESACRCMFGLATGEMTLLYFLMYVQSAGGMEIFSKPIEFSGRECRVKGGVQQLASHMVQKIGKKNIKLNQVVSHIVQANDRVRIVTTSRVQISCSRVVLAIPPHHAASINVSPPLPSTKLALLKSVPLAFLVKFAITFEEVKCCTMLHVHSYSMHTPFWVTDSAGGKCYGFQSVVEDEERGPVGIVYDATSARGNPALAGFISSSEGFEEEPKRRKAAILDLLEDVVGPGVRNVVDFRQRDWSKEPYNGGCFLKSLMPGTTKYFNNVLRESVDRIHFSGTETATVWCGFMNGAIQSGYRAAAEVLYHLRPHIIASPDPEPESTRDNEAILFPGDPPSSPMKRAAYIALGAGIASLIFLLFTSDRVPKSRFVNSIRLVFDR, encoded by the exons ATGGAATCATATGACTGTGATGTTGTGGTGATTGGCGGGGGTTTGGCGGGTCTATCCTGTGCGCTGTACTTGGCTGAGAAAGACAAGGGACTCAAAGTGATCGTGCTAGAAGCGAAAG ACAGAATAGGTGGCCGTACACTGACAGAACAGCTGAATGCAGCAGATGGCACAAAAGACTTCTGGGATCTGGGTGGAGAATGGGTTGGCAG ACCACAGCCCCACCTGCAGCAATTGTTGCACAAATTCCACCTGGACACATTCAACCCAGTCAAGTCTCATGGTGGCACACCTGTCACCCCAGTCCCTCAGCTCTCAATACAGGCACGGCTAGACATAGCTCAGTTTACGTGGAAG CTTCAACGAATGAGGAAAAGACTTGCAAGCATGGACATTCGCAGCTCCGTTGAAGCCGTAACGTGGGATGGGGTTACGTTTGAGTCTTTTTGTGAGGAGAACCTGTGGTCACAGG ATTCTAAGGACCTGATAGAATCAGCTTGCCGCTGTATGTTTGGCCTGGCCACAGGAGAGATGACCTTGCTGTACTTCCTCATGTATGTTCAGTCTGCAGGCGGCATGGAAATCTTCAGCAAGCCAATCGAGTTCAGTGGTAGAGAATGCAGAGTGAAG GGAGGTGTGCAGCAGTTGGCATCCCACATGGTGCAGAAGATCGGCAAGAAGAACATCAAACTGAACCAGGTGGTCAGCCACATTGTACAG GCAAATGACAGAGTAAGGATTGTGACCACAAGTCGTGTACAGATCAGTTGTTCAAGGGTGGTACTGGCAATCCCACCTCACCATGCTG CAAGCATCAATGTGAGTCCACCTCTCCCGTCCACCAAGTTGGCGTTGTTGAAGAGTGTGCCTCTGGCTTTCCTTGTCAAGTTCGCCATCACTTTTGAAGAGGTCAAATGTTGCACAATGCTGCATGTACATTCGTACTCCATGCACACT CCGTTCTGGGTGACGGACAGTGCAGGCGGCAAGTGCTATGGGTTCCAGTCAGTGGTGGAGGATGAAGAGAGGGGCCCAGTGGGCATTGTGTACGATGCTACCTCTGCCAGGGGAAACCCAGCACTGGCAGGTTTCATCTCCTCATCGGAAGGCTTTGAGGAAGAG CCCAAACGACGAAAAGCTGCAATTCTGGACTTGCTGGAGGATGTTGTGGGTCCTGGTGTGCGTAACGTTGTGGACTTCAGGCAGCGTGATTGGAGCAAGGAGCCATACAACGGGGGATGCTTCCTCAAGTCTCTGATGCCTGGGACAACCAAGTATTTCAATAACGTGCTGAGGGAATCTGTGGACAG GATACATTTCTCTGGCACAGAGACTGCCACAGTATGGTGTGGTTTTATGAATGGTGCAATCCAGTCAGGCTACAGAGCTGCCGCTGAG GTCTTGTACCATTTACGTCCTCACATCATTGCTTCTCCTGACCCTGAGCCAGAATCGACACGCGACAATGAAGCCATCTTGTTTCCTGGGGACCCACCCTCCTCCCCGATGAAACGTGCAGCCTACATTGCACTCGGAGCTGGAATCGCATCACTCATTTTTCTACTTTTTACATCGGACCGTGTGCCCAAATCACGCTTTGTTAACAGTATACGACTGGTGTTTGACAGATGA
- the LOC138959238 gene encoding probable flavin-containing monoamine oxidase A isoform X2, translating into MESYDCDVVVIGGGLAGLSCALYLAEKDKGLKVIVLEAKDRIGGRTLTEQLNAADGTKDFWDLGGEWVGRPQPHLQQLLHKFHLDTFNPVKSHGGTPVTPVPQLSIQARLDIAQFTWKLQRMRKRLASMDIRSSVEAVTWDGVTFESFCEENLWSQDSKDLIESACRCMFGLATGEMTLLYFLMYVQSAGGMEIFSKPIEFSGRECRVKGGVQQLASHMVQKIGKKNIKLNQVVSHIVQANDRVRIVTTSRVQISCSRVVLAIPPHHAASINVSPPLPSTKLALLKSVPLAFLVKFAITFEEPFWVTDSAGGKCYGFQSVVEDEERGPVGIVYDATSARGNPALAGFISSSEGFEEEPKRRKAAILDLLEDVVGPGVRNVVDFRQRDWSKEPYNGGCFLKSLMPGTTKYFNNVLRESVDRIHFSGTETATVWCGFMNGAIQSGYRAAAEVLYHLRPHIIASPDPEPESTRDNEAILFPGDPPSSPMKRAAYIALGAGIASLIFLLFTSDRVPKSRFVNSIRLVFDR; encoded by the exons ATGGAATCATATGACTGTGATGTTGTGGTGATTGGCGGGGGTTTGGCGGGTCTATCCTGTGCGCTGTACTTGGCTGAGAAAGACAAGGGACTCAAAGTGATCGTGCTAGAAGCGAAAG ACAGAATAGGTGGCCGTACACTGACAGAACAGCTGAATGCAGCAGATGGCACAAAAGACTTCTGGGATCTGGGTGGAGAATGGGTTGGCAG ACCACAGCCCCACCTGCAGCAATTGTTGCACAAATTCCACCTGGACACATTCAACCCAGTCAAGTCTCATGGTGGCACACCTGTCACCCCAGTCCCTCAGCTCTCAATACAGGCACGGCTAGACATAGCTCAGTTTACGTGGAAG CTTCAACGAATGAGGAAAAGACTTGCAAGCATGGACATTCGCAGCTCCGTTGAAGCCGTAACGTGGGATGGGGTTACGTTTGAGTCTTTTTGTGAGGAGAACCTGTGGTCACAGG ATTCTAAGGACCTGATAGAATCAGCTTGCCGCTGTATGTTTGGCCTGGCCACAGGAGAGATGACCTTGCTGTACTTCCTCATGTATGTTCAGTCTGCAGGCGGCATGGAAATCTTCAGCAAGCCAATCGAGTTCAGTGGTAGAGAATGCAGAGTGAAG GGAGGTGTGCAGCAGTTGGCATCCCACATGGTGCAGAAGATCGGCAAGAAGAACATCAAACTGAACCAGGTGGTCAGCCACATTGTACAG GCAAATGACAGAGTAAGGATTGTGACCACAAGTCGTGTACAGATCAGTTGTTCAAGGGTGGTACTGGCAATCCCACCTCACCATGCTG CAAGCATCAATGTGAGTCCACCTCTCCCGTCCACCAAGTTGGCGTTGTTGAAGAGTGTGCCTCTGGCTTTCCTTGTCAAGTTCGCCATCACTTTTGAAGAG CCGTTCTGGGTGACGGACAGTGCAGGCGGCAAGTGCTATGGGTTCCAGTCAGTGGTGGAGGATGAAGAGAGGGGCCCAGTGGGCATTGTGTACGATGCTACCTCTGCCAGGGGAAACCCAGCACTGGCAGGTTTCATCTCCTCATCGGAAGGCTTTGAGGAAGAG CCCAAACGACGAAAAGCTGCAATTCTGGACTTGCTGGAGGATGTTGTGGGTCCTGGTGTGCGTAACGTTGTGGACTTCAGGCAGCGTGATTGGAGCAAGGAGCCATACAACGGGGGATGCTTCCTCAAGTCTCTGATGCCTGGGACAACCAAGTATTTCAATAACGTGCTGAGGGAATCTGTGGACAG GATACATTTCTCTGGCACAGAGACTGCCACAGTATGGTGTGGTTTTATGAATGGTGCAATCCAGTCAGGCTACAGAGCTGCCGCTGAG GTCTTGTACCATTTACGTCCTCACATCATTGCTTCTCCTGACCCTGAGCCAGAATCGACACGCGACAATGAAGCCATCTTGTTTCCTGGGGACCCACCCTCCTCCCCGATGAAACGTGCAGCCTACATTGCACTCGGAGCTGGAATCGCATCACTCATTTTTCTACTTTTTACATCGGACCGTGTGCCCAAATCACGCTTTGTTAACAGTATACGACTGGTGTTTGACAGATGA